A stretch of the Polaribacter pacificus genome encodes the following:
- a CDS encoding MATE family efflux transporter, which yields MNKIANELGTEKISKLLLKQAIPASIGILVMSLNMIVDTIFVGQWIGVMAIAAVTVVLPIAFLISSIGMGIGIGGSSIISRALGADKTEKAFLVFGNQITLTVALSVTFVILGVFFGQPILQLFGANGDIMTPAADYFYVIIWGVPFLAFAMMGNPVIRAVGKPNYAMMTMIYPAFANIILDVVFIKFLNLGMYGAGLATTISYAVSGLFVLWFFLSKRSDLKIMPKYFKIKLSILKEIIALGGVTIVRQGTISILVIILNFTLFKYGGEVSIAVYGIINRVMMFSLFPVLGVTQGFLPIAGYNYGANNTERVYQTIKTAVLFGTVIATVIFIGIMLFPTQIAAIFTKDTELLAITPDALVIAFLATPVITAQLIGSAYFQAIGKALPALLLTLLKQGFFLIPLVFILPCFYGVTGVWMAFPIADVLSTAITVIYLRRNLAKNRD from the coding sequence ATGAACAAGATCGCCAACGAACTCGGTACCGAAAAGATTAGTAAACTATTACTCAAGCAAGCCATCCCGGCTTCTATCGGAATTTTGGTGATGTCTTTAAACATGATCGTTGACACCATTTTTGTGGGTCAATGGATTGGAGTAATGGCCATTGCTGCCGTTACTGTGGTGCTGCCAATTGCCTTTTTAATTTCGTCTATCGGAATGGGAATCGGAATTGGAGGTAGCTCTATCATCTCAAGAGCTTTGGGTGCCGACAAAACAGAAAAAGCCTTCTTGGTATTTGGCAATCAGATTACGCTAACTGTAGCGCTGTCTGTTACCTTTGTTATCCTCGGTGTGTTTTTTGGGCAACCTATTTTGCAATTGTTTGGCGCAAACGGAGACATTATGACTCCTGCAGCAGACTATTTTTATGTAATTATTTGGGGAGTGCCTTTTTTGGCCTTTGCCATGATGGGCAATCCGGTTATTAGAGCGGTGGGCAAGCCCAATTACGCCATGATGACCATGATTTATCCTGCCTTTGCCAATATAATTTTAGACGTTGTTTTTATCAAATTTTTAAATCTAGGCATGTATGGTGCAGGTTTGGCAACCACCATCTCTTATGCAGTAAGTGGACTTTTTGTACTCTGGTTTTTCTTATCAAAAAGATCCGATCTAAAAATCATGCCCAAATACTTTAAAATTAAGTTGAGCATCCTTAAAGAAATTATTGCTTTGGGTGGTGTGACCATTGTAAGACAAGGAACCATTAGTATTTTGGTTATCATCTTAAATTTTACGCTATTTAAATACGGTGGCGAAGTTTCTATTGCCGTTTACGGAATCATCAATCGGGTGATGATGTTTTCACTGTTCCCTGTATTGGGAGTTACCCAAGGATTTTTGCCTATTGCTGGCTATAATTATGGAGCCAATAACACAGAGCGCGTATACCAAACCATTAAAACGGCCGTACTCTTTGGAACCGTCATTGCCACGGTAATTTTTATTGGCATTATGCTGTTTCCTACCCAAATTGCAGCCATTTTTACCAAAGACACTGAGCTTTTAGCAATTACTCCTGATGCCCTTGTCATTGCCTTTTTGGCCACACCCGTGATTACTGCACAGCTAATAGGATCAGCCTATTTTCAGGCGATTGGCAAGGCCTTGCCTGCCCTACTCTTAACCCTGCTTAAACAGGGCTTCTTTTTAATTCCTTTGGTCTTTATCTTGCCTTGTTTTTACGGCGTTACTGGCGTTTGGATGGCCTTCCCTATTGCCGATGTCTTGTCTACAGCCATTACCGTAATTTACCTACGACGCAATTTGGCGAAGAATCGCGATTAA
- a CDS encoding acyl-CoA thioesterase has translation MDTPKNIFTYSHIVTADEIDTLNHVNNVVYVQWIQDISTKHWSDLTKNNPDLNFVWVVTRHEIDYKGQALLGDLLTFKTWVGATTGVTSVRHIEILKDGVLLVKAKTVWCMLHADTLKPARITEKILKVLQA, from the coding sequence ATGGATACCCCCAAAAATATATTTACTTACTCTCATATAGTAACTGCTGATGAAATTGATACGCTAAATCACGTCAACAACGTGGTCTATGTACAGTGGATTCAAGATATTTCTACCAAACACTGGAGCGATTTAACAAAAAACAATCCAGATCTTAATTTTGTTTGGGTGGTTACCCGACATGAAATTGATTATAAAGGTCAGGCCTTGTTAGGTGATCTGCTCACTTTTAAAACTTGGGTAGGAGCCACTACAGGAGTCACATCTGTACGTCATATAGAGATTTTAAAAGACGGTGTTTTGCTAGTAAAAGCAAAAACTGTTTGGTGCATGTTACACGCAGATACATTAAAGCCTGCCAGAATTACAGAAAAGATTTTAAAAGTACTACAAGCGTAG
- a CDS encoding DEAD/DEAH box helicase, with product MSTFNQLGIAKDFIKALDELKIKNPTDIQEKALPVLLKEPTDFVGLAQTGTGKTAAFGLPILHHIDPNLGSVQALILSPTRELVQQIKKQLFKFTKYKEEKIFVEAVYGGEKIDKQIANLKRTTHVIVATPGRLIDLMERGEINLKEVKTVVLDEADEMLSMGFKQDLNRILKYTDGKSSTWLFSATMPEEIQKIIKKYMSPSAVRVSVNPESLVNENITHQYLKTTIKEKKDLIVQFLEKRPNDRGIIFCRTKAGTQKLTQELIEEGFSVAALEGDMQQKERDKAMRAFKNGNIQCLISTDVSARGIDVNNLAFVLHHQLPEQLEYYTHRSGRTARAGKTGFSLVFILPYELEHIHKIQKDLGIKFTEISF from the coding sequence ATGTCTACATTTAATCAGCTTGGAATAGCCAAAGATTTTATCAAAGCTCTTGATGAGTTAAAGATTAAGAACCCTACCGATATACAAGAAAAAGCACTTCCGGTTTTGCTTAAAGAACCTACAGATTTTGTTGGTTTGGCTCAAACAGGAACTGGTAAGACGGCTGCTTTTGGTTTGCCTATTTTACATCATATCGACCCAAATTTAGGCAGTGTTCAGGCTTTAATCTTATCGCCAACAAGAGAGTTGGTTCAGCAAATAAAAAAACAGCTGTTTAAATTTACCAAATACAAAGAAGAAAAGATTTTTGTAGAGGCGGTGTACGGTGGTGAAAAAATTGACAAGCAAATTGCCAATTTAAAAAGAACTACCCACGTTATTGTAGCTACTCCTGGTCGTTTGATCGATCTTATGGAGCGCGGAGAGATCAACCTAAAAGAGGTAAAGACTGTGGTCTTAGATGAAGCAGATGAGATGCTAAGCATGGGTTTTAAACAAGATCTAAACAGAATTCTAAAATATACAGATGGTAAGAGCTCTACTTGGTTGTTTTCTGCAACCATGCCAGAGGAGATTCAGAAAATCATCAAAAAATACATGTCTCCAAGTGCTGTTCGAGTTTCTGTGAACCCAGAGAGCTTGGTCAATGAAAACATTACGCATCAATATTTAAAAACCACGATCAAAGAAAAGAAAGATTTGATTGTACAGTTTTTAGAAAAGAGACCTAATGATCGTGGGATCATTTTTTGTAGAACCAAAGCGGGGACTCAAAAATTAACCCAAGAATTAATAGAAGAAGGTTTTTCTGTTGCTGCACTTGAGGGTGATATGCAACAAAAAGAACGTGATAAGGCCATGAGAGCTTTTAAAAACGGAAACATTCAATGTTTAATATCTACTGATGTTTCTGCTAGAGGGATTGATGTTAACAACCTAGCTTTTGTATTACACCATCAATTACCAGAGCAATTAGAGTACTATACACACCGTAGTGGACGTACTGCTAGAGCTGGTAAAACAGGGTTCTCTTTGGTATTTATTTTGCCTTATGAGTTAGAGCATATTCACAAGATTCAAAAAGATTTAGGCATCAAGTTTACCGAGATTAGTTTTTAG
- a CDS encoding trimeric intracellular cation channel family protein, whose amino-acid sequence MSLIYALDIIGTFAFAISGALVASKKEFDLFGVIIIAFATAVGGGMLRDVLINAHPINWIGDLNYIWTIMAAVVFTFLFKSKIAPLSKTMFLFDTIGIGVFTMLGVQKGLAYDLHPFIAVVMGMVSSVMGGVTRDVLTNEVPLIFKKEIYASACLAGGAVYLLTYYLQLSETIQFISTIFTVISIRMLAVKFHLQLPKIKDDIFGR is encoded by the coding sequence ATGAGCCTAATTTACGCCTTAGACATTATTGGAACTTTTGCCTTTGCCATTAGTGGTGCATTGGTGGCCTCTAAAAAGGAGTTTGATTTGTTTGGAGTAATCATCATTGCTTTTGCTACTGCAGTAGGAGGAGGGATGCTTCGCGATGTACTGATTAATGCGCATCCGATTAACTGGATAGGTGATCTAAACTATATCTGGACCATTATGGCAGCCGTGGTGTTTACCTTTTTATTTAAAAGTAAAATTGCACCCTTAAGCAAAACCATGTTTTTGTTTGATACCATCGGTATCGGAGTTTTTACCATGTTGGGTGTACAAAAGGGTTTGGCCTATGATTTGCATCCATTTATTGCCGTTGTTATGGGGATGGTATCTTCTGTAATGGGCGGTGTTACTCGTGATGTACTAACCAATGAGGTTCCCTTAATTTTTAAGAAAGAAATTTATGCTTCTGCTTGTTTGGCGGGTGGAGCTGTCTATTTGTTAACCTACTACTTACAGTTGTCAGAAACGATACAGTTTATCTCTACTATTTTTACAGTGATTAGCATTCGTATGCTGGCCGTAAAGTTTCACTTGCAGTTGCCAAAAATTAAGGACGATATTTTTGGGCGATAA
- a CDS encoding cold-shock protein gives MAGSQETFGKKEREKKRLQKRKEKAQKKEARKANSGEGSGLDSMIAYVDEYGFATDTPPDPSNRVEIDVESIEIGIPRRSAEDEVDPIRNGKVSFFDSSKGFGFIIDNDTQEKYFTHVSGLIDEIVENDKVSFELEKGMRGMNAVKVKKI, from the coding sequence ATGGCAGGCTCTCAAGAGACTTTTGGAAAAAAAGAAAGAGAAAAGAAGCGTTTACAAAAGCGTAAAGAAAAAGCACAAAAAAAAGAAGCTAGAAAAGCAAATTCTGGCGAAGGTAGTGGATTAGACAGCATGATTGCTTATGTTGATGAGTATGGTTTTGCAACTGATACGCCTCCGGATCCAAGCAACAGAGTAGAGATTGATGTAGAGAGTATAGAAATAGGAATTCCAAGAAGATCTGCAGAAGATGAAGTTGATCCTATTAGAAATGGTAAAGTTTCATTCTTTGATTCTTCTAAAGGATTTGGATTTATCATAGATAATGACACCCAAGAAAAATACTTTACACACGTAAGTGGTTTGATTGATGAAATTGTTGAAAATGACAAAGTTAGCTTTGAACTAGAAAAAGGAATGAGAGGAATGAACGCTGTAAAAGTGAAGAAAATTTAA
- a CDS encoding DEAD/DEAH box helicase, with amino-acid sequence MSDTIELTELEDRKVGKDLYSYQKGAIDQIFKLFEEAPEDYHLLYQLPTGGGKTVIFSEIVRQYLKHHKKQVLVMTHRVELCKQTSGMLTEFGVSNKVVDSTANLDDQSEYNCFVAMVETLNNRLNDDKLDISDIGLVIIDEAHYNSFTKLFKFFEKSFILGVTATPLSSNIKLPMKDNYNELIVGETIESLIENEFLARAKTYSYNVGLTSLVVGSNGDYTVKSSEDLYTNAQMLSKLLQAYEERSKGKKTLIFNNGINTSIHVYETFKAAGYPIAHLDNTASKKDRALILKWFKETPHAILTSVSILTTGFDEPTVDTIILNRATKSLTLYYQMIGRGSRILKNKSSFNVIDLGNNFHRFGPWGADLDWQQIFRAPNFYLEKLLNDEDLEDNFGYEMPEALRAQFANSKDVSFDIKQTYIDAIQSRETTKVVLERSIHQHATICIENSEDVYDALDLAKQLGDDIDFRLQRYTKCISKSTHNFMDWLKNDYRVKLRLYLRDNFDTMFEEIHGRPAE; translated from the coding sequence ATGTCAGACACTATTGAGCTAACAGAATTAGAAGATAGAAAAGTAGGTAAGGATCTATACAGTTATCAAAAAGGTGCCATCGATCAAATTTTTAAACTATTTGAAGAGGCTCCAGAAGATTACCATTTGCTGTATCAACTGCCAACAGGTGGTGGAAAAACTGTTATCTTTTCTGAAATTGTTAGACAGTATTTAAAACACCATAAGAAACAGGTGTTGGTGATGACGCACCGTGTAGAGTTGTGTAAACAAACCTCTGGTATGTTAACAGAGTTTGGGGTTAGCAACAAAGTAGTAGACAGTACTGCCAACTTAGATGATCAAAGTGAGTACAATTGTTTTGTAGCCATGGTAGAGACGCTTAACAACCGTCTAAACGATGACAAATTAGACATCTCTGATATTGGTTTGGTGATTATTGATGAGGCGCACTACAATTCTTTTACCAAGTTGTTTAAGTTTTTTGAAAAATCGTTTATTCTAGGAGTAACCGCTACACCATTGAGCTCTAATATTAAATTACCAATGAAAGACAATTACAATGAGTTAATTGTTGGAGAAACCATTGAGTCTTTAATAGAAAATGAGTTTTTGGCCCGCGCTAAAACCTATTCATACAATGTTGGATTAACATCTTTGGTTGTTGGGTCTAATGGTGATTACACCGTTAAATCTTCTGAAGATTTATACACCAATGCTCAGATGCTAAGCAAGCTGTTACAGGCTTATGAAGAGCGTTCTAAAGGAAAGAAAACCCTAATCTTTAACAACGGGATCAATACGTCTATTCACGTCTATGAAACTTTTAAAGCTGCTGGTTATCCGATTGCTCACTTAGACAATACGGCAAGCAAAAAAGACAGAGCCCTTATCTTAAAATGGTTTAAAGAAACACCACATGCTATCTTAACTTCTGTAAGTATCTTAACCACTGGTTTTGATGAGCCTACAGTAGATACCATTATCTTAAACAGAGCCACCAAATCTTTAACCTTGTACTACCAGATGATTGGTAGAGGGTCTCGAATTTTAAAGAATAAATCAAGCTTTAACGTCATTGATTTAGGAAATAACTTTCACCGTTTTGGTCCTTGGGGAGCAGATTTAGATTGGCAGCAAATTTTTAGAGCTCCAAATTTCTATTTAGAGAAATTGCTTAATGATGAAGATTTAGAAGACAACTTTGGCTATGAAATGCCAGAGGCCTTAAGAGCTCAATTTGCAAACTCAAAAGATGTAAGTTTTGATATCAAACAAACCTATATTGACGCTATTCAAAGTAGAGAGACCACCAAGGTTGTTTTAGAGCGATCTATTCATCAGCATGCAACCATCTGTATAGAAAACAGTGAAGATGTATACGATGCTTTAGATTTGGCTAAACAATTAGGAGATGATATTGATTTTCGTCTGCAACGTTATACCAAGTGTATTAGCAAGAGCACCCACAATTTTATGGACTGGCTAAAAAATGATTATCGAGTAAAACTTCGTTTGTATTTACGCGATAATTTTGATACCATGTTTGAAGAAATTCACGGCAGACCTGCAGAATAA
- a CDS encoding EamA family transporter, with translation MDVNRKNTLLIVLSFFSIYVIWGSTYLLNKIAVSEISPMILSSTRFIIAGLIIFSIAKILKLSLAISKKQLLNACIAGFLFLTYGNGVFVWALKYVDSGFAALEASTQPLIVLLLMRLFYKKKIQKMSMIGVCLGIIGIYLLVSQHQITTGEDSLMGIVMIFSCVVSWSAGSLFVVNADLHKNFFVNAGYQMIAGGIFLLIFSLILGEEWISPFALSGKVQLSMFLLIIFGSIVAFTAFNYLLKIVSTEKVATSSFVNPVIAMLLGWYVLDEQLTLQSIVAAAILLTGVYFINSKKNLK, from the coding sequence ATGGACGTAAATCGCAAAAACACCCTACTAATTGTACTGTCTTTTTTTTCTATTTATGTAATCTGGGGATCCACCTATTTACTTAATAAAATAGCTGTTTCTGAGATTTCACCCATGATTTTATCGTCTACTCGATTTATCATTGCTGGGCTGATAATCTTTAGCATCGCCAAAATCCTTAAACTTTCACTCGCCATTAGCAAAAAGCAATTGTTAAATGCATGTATTGCTGGTTTTTTATTTTTAACCTACGGAAACGGTGTTTTTGTATGGGCTTTAAAATATGTAGACAGTGGTTTTGCTGCCTTAGAGGCTTCTACTCAGCCACTCATTGTTTTGCTCCTAATGCGCTTATTTTATAAAAAGAAGATTCAGAAAATGTCCATGATTGGTGTTTGTTTGGGCATCATCGGTATTTACTTATTGGTTAGTCAGCACCAGATTACCACTGGAGAAGATAGCCTTATGGGGATCGTTATGATTTTTAGCTGCGTGGTTAGTTGGAGCGCAGGAAGCTTGTTTGTGGTCAATGCAGATTTGCACAAAAACTTTTTTGTCAATGCTGGGTATCAGATGATCGCTGGAGGTATTTTTCTGTTGATTTTTAGCCTGATACTAGGAGAGGAGTGGATCTCTCCATTTGCCTTGAGTGGCAAAGTACAGCTGTCTATGTTTTTATTGATCATCTTTGGAAGCATAGTAGCCTTTACTGCCTTTAATTACTTACTTAAAATTGTTTCTACAGAAAAAGTAGCAACGTCTTCTTTTGTAAATCCGGTGATAGCCATGCTCTTGGGTTGGTATGTTTTAGACGAGCAATTAACGCTGCAATCTATTGTAGCTGCTGCTATTTTACTTACGGGTGTTTACTTTATCAACTCTAAAAAGAACCTTAAATAG
- a CDS encoding alpha/beta hydrolase family protein, whose protein sequence is MTKHKLFRPAYKQFFVFVSLFAIGFNAQAQKKVLDHPDYEIWNTIKSKSVSNTGDHILYTLERGEKDNFVKIKTKKGKLVFSYDRAENARFTDDASAVVFKITAWKDSITEMKRRKVKKDKMPNDTLAIYDLKKSNLEKIANVQSYKVPGKWSGYIAYLLEDAVVSNKKKKGKKVGKSNGSHLVLMNTKTKKRDTIKFVTTYSFAAEGEKLLYTTTGDDKDDNAGVYLLDVAKNKSTQVFTSHAKTKYNQLSMSKTGKNIGFVVDVDTTKALVRPNSLYVWKEGQNKAQKVADQSTAPKGYLVSPYGRVSFSDDETKMYFGLSKPPIVKDTTLLPEEIVNVEVWTYNEPNLYTVQEKQVNADQRKSFQTVVHLNQNNKLVQIADESYPTAQVGDKGNSTVALVANPIPYQLESQWTGKRANDYAILNTATGQRTALLTKSIDFLRLSPTVKYAYAYNSVDSTWFTINLATKKLVNLTKGRIFYNELNDTPNYAGSYGNAGWTTNDEFLILYDRYDIWKFNPATGASERLTRGRENNTVYRYVRLDNEETNLNLNQDWLLTTFNDVTKHSGYYSLNPKKKSGKQLLTGPYKYSRPVKAQKGKTVLYTRESFEEFPNLRVSDLSFKKELVISDANPQQKEYNWGTAELVYWTSLEGKALTGMLIKPENFDPNKKYPMLVNFYERSSDGLYSHKAPSPGRSSINYSFYASRGYVIFNPDIVYRDGYPGESAYNAVIPGITSLIDKGFINKDKIGAQGHSWGGYQVAHLATKTDIFAAIESGAPVVNMISAYGGIRWDTGLSRQFQYEHTQSRIGGTPWEYPMRYIENSPIYSMDKVNTPILIMHNDKDGHVPWYQGIEYFTALRRLGKPTWLLNYNGARHWPLKMQNRVDFNIRMAQFFDHYLKDAPKPVWMERGVPAMEKGINQGYELIKD, encoded by the coding sequence ATGACAAAGCACAAATTATTTAGACCTGCTTACAAGCAATTTTTTGTTTTTGTAAGTCTTTTTGCTATTGGCTTTAATGCCCAAGCGCAAAAGAAAGTCTTAGACCATCCAGATTATGAAATTTGGAACACTATCAAATCAAAATCTGTTTCTAATACAGGTGATCATATTCTTTACACCTTAGAACGCGGAGAAAAAGACAACTTCGTTAAAATTAAAACCAAAAAAGGAAAACTCGTTTTTTCTTATGATCGTGCAGAGAATGCTCGTTTTACAGATGATGCTTCTGCAGTAGTTTTTAAGATTACAGCCTGGAAAGACAGCATTACAGAAATGAAGCGTAGAAAGGTAAAAAAAGACAAAATGCCTAATGATACCTTGGCTATTTACGATCTAAAAAAATCAAACTTAGAGAAAATTGCCAATGTTCAATCTTATAAAGTACCAGGAAAATGGTCTGGATACATTGCTTATCTTTTAGAAGATGCAGTTGTTTCTAACAAAAAGAAGAAAGGAAAAAAAGTAGGTAAAAGCAATGGAAGTCATTTGGTGTTGATGAATACCAAGACCAAAAAACGCGATACCATTAAGTTTGTAACCACCTATTCTTTTGCAGCTGAAGGAGAAAAACTATTGTACACCACTACAGGTGATGATAAGGATGATAATGCAGGTGTTTACCTTTTAGATGTTGCAAAAAATAAATCAACTCAAGTGTTTACCTCACATGCTAAGACTAAGTACAATCAATTAAGCATGAGTAAAACTGGTAAAAACATCGGTTTTGTGGTTGATGTAGATACCACCAAAGCGCTTGTAAGACCAAATAGTTTGTATGTTTGGAAAGAAGGGCAAAACAAGGCTCAAAAAGTTGCTGATCAAAGTACTGCTCCAAAAGGATATTTAGTTTCTCCATATGGACGTGTTAGCTTTTCTGATGATGAGACTAAAATGTATTTTGGGCTGTCTAAGCCTCCGATTGTAAAAGATACTACCTTATTGCCAGAAGAGATTGTTAATGTAGAAGTATGGACCTACAATGAGCCAAACTTGTACACTGTTCAAGAGAAGCAGGTAAATGCTGATCAAAGAAAATCTTTTCAGACAGTGGTTCATTTAAACCAGAATAACAAATTGGTGCAAATTGCTGATGAATCATATCCAACTGCTCAAGTAGGTGATAAAGGAAACTCTACTGTTGCCTTGGTGGCCAATCCAATTCCGTATCAATTAGAAAGTCAGTGGACTGGAAAACGTGCCAATGATTATGCAATTTTAAATACAGCAACAGGACAAAGAACGGCCTTGCTAACAAAATCTATTGATTTTTTAAGACTGAGCCCTACTGTAAAATATGCTTACGCATATAACTCTGTAGACAGCACTTGGTTTACAATTAATTTGGCTACTAAAAAGCTAGTAAATTTAACAAAAGGAAGAATTTTTTACAACGAGTTAAATGACACGCCAAACTATGCAGGTTCTTACGGAAATGCAGGTTGGACAACCAATGATGAGTTCTTAATTTTATATGATCGTTATGATATCTGGAAGTTTAATCCAGCTACCGGAGCTAGCGAGCGTTTAACACGTGGTAGAGAAAACAATACGGTTTACAGATATGTGCGTTTAGACAATGAAGAAACCAACCTAAACTTAAACCAAGACTGGTTGCTAACTACCTTTAACGATGTTACCAAGCACAGTGGTTACTATAGTTTAAACCCCAAAAAGAAGAGCGGAAAACAACTCTTAACAGGGCCTTATAAATATTCTAGACCTGTTAAAGCACAAAAAGGGAAAACGGTTTTATACACAAGAGAAAGCTTTGAAGAGTTTCCTAACTTAAGAGTATCTGATCTAAGCTTTAAAAAAGAGTTGGTGATTAGCGATGCAAACCCACAGCAAAAAGAGTACAACTGGGGTACAGCAGAGTTGGTATATTGGACTTCTTTAGAAGGAAAAGCGCTAACAGGAATGCTTATCAAACCAGAAAACTTTGATCCAAATAAAAAATATCCAATGCTGGTTAATTTTTATGAAAGAAGCTCTGATGGCTTGTACAGTCACAAGGCGCCATCACCAGGAAGATCAAGTATTAACTATAGCTTTTATGCAAGTAGAGGTTATGTGATTTTTAATCCAGATATTGTGTATAGAGATGGTTATCCAGGAGAATCTGCTTATAATGCAGTAATCCCAGGAATAACTTCTTTAATAGACAAAGGTTTTATTAATAAAGATAAAATTGGAGCACAAGGTCATAGTTGGGGTGGATATCAGGTTGCTCATTTGGCAACTAAAACCGATATTTTTGCAGCCATAGAGTCTGGTGCACCGGTAGTTAATATGATTTCTGCTTATGGAGGAATTAGATGGGATACAGGTTTAAGTAGACAATTTCAGTATGAGCATACTCAAAGTAGAATAGGAGGGACTCCGTGGGAATATCCAATGCGTTATATTGAAAACTCACCTATATACAGTATGGATAAAGTAAATACACCAATCTTAATTATGCACAATGATAAAGATGGGCATGTGCCATGGTATCAAGGGATTGAATACTTTACAGCTTTAAGACGTTTAGGAAAACCAACGTGGCTTTTAAACTATAATGGAGCTCGTCATTGGCCATTAAAAATGCAAAACAGAGTAGATTTTAATATTAGAATGGCGCAATTTTTTGACCATTATTTAAAAGATGCTCCAAAACCTGTTTGGATGGAACGAGGTGTTCCTGCAATGGAAAAAGGAATCAATCAAGGCTATGAGTTGATAAAAGACTAA
- a CDS encoding RNA polymerase sigma factor, which translates to MDDIYIQKVLDGNQDAFRFLIKKYKDLSYSYAISVVKDEYLAQEVLQVSFIRAYTKLSTFKGNSKFSTWLYRIVVNEAFKILNKRKKEILINQEDPINPQLSTDVMNSKSEVDYQRFYINEGLKRLGPKESLALRLFYLEEQNIQEIVEITGWNKTNIKVLLHRGRNNLKNILSAHFTYNQQISQQ; encoded by the coding sequence ATGGATGACATCTACATACAAAAAGTACTAGATGGCAACCAAGATGCTTTTCGTTTTCTCATAAAGAAATACAAAGACCTCTCTTATTCTTATGCAATTTCGGTTGTAAAAGATGAGTATCTTGCGCAAGAAGTTTTGCAGGTTTCATTTATTAGAGCCTACACCAAACTATCTACTTTTAAAGGAAACTCAAAGTTTAGTACTTGGCTGTATCGCATTGTGGTTAACGAAGCTTTTAAGATTTTAAACAAGCGTAAAAAAGAAATCTTAATCAACCAAGAAGACCCTATTAATCCTCAATTGTCTACAGATGTTATGAACTCAAAATCAGAGGTTGATTATCAAAGATTTTATATCAATGAAGGTTTAAAAAGATTAGGGCCTAAAGAAAGTTTAGCACTCAGGCTGTTCTATTTAGAAGAGCAAAACATTCAAGAAATCGTCGAAATTACTGGTTGGAACAAAACCAACATCAAAGTATTACTGCATCGGGGAAGAAACAATTTAAAAAACATACTATCAGCCCATTTTACTTATAACCAACAAATAAGCCAACAATGA
- a CDS encoding DUF6249 domain-containing protein gives MNEFGIDAFTLLGLFIIVLIIIIYLAWMIRYKAKAAERLLIIEKNFDASKLLTKKSNNSNLLKGGIILLSSTVGAVIGILIFSIFSTGIEETVILIISTFMFAGIGMIIGNLISKSKKED, from the coding sequence ATGAACGAATTTGGAATCGACGCATTTACCTTATTGGGACTATTTATTATAGTACTTATCATTATCATCTATTTAGCTTGGATGATTCGTTACAAGGCAAAGGCTGCAGAACGTCTATTAATTATAGAAAAAAACTTTGATGCAAGTAAATTACTTACAAAGAAAAGCAACAATTCTAATTTACTTAAAGGAGGAATTATTTTGCTTTCTAGTACTGTTGGAGCTGTTATTGGAATATTAATTTTTTCAATATTTTCTACAGGAATAGAAGAAACAGTAATCTTAATTATCTCCACATTTATGTTCGCAGGTATAGGAATGATTATTGGTAACCTAATAAGCAAATCAAAAAAAGAGGACTAA